One stretch of Bacteroidota bacterium DNA includes these proteins:
- a CDS encoding carboxypeptidase regulatory-like domain-containing protein has protein sequence MFSPRFGYDKCLPEAWHHFSLVTMIFSLLLIGLLVGLLPQTASAQQNLTAIEGIVTDVMDGLPLQGATVSLSRRGVPGIVAGTATNERGRYTLDQLRPGRYELVIRFVGYAESQRVVVLNPSQDYTYDIGLEQSNIDLNTIVVSASRSEEKVINALTAISVVTDREIQSDVTATSANTLRLVTGVDHAQTGID, from the coding sequence ATGTTTTCCCCCCGCTTTGGTTACGATAAATGCCTCCCTGAGGCGTGGCACCATTTCTCTTTAGTTACCATGATTTTCAGCCTGCTGCTGATTGGGCTACTGGTCGGCCTTCTTCCCCAAACAGCCAGCGCACAACAAAACCTTACCGCCATTGAAGGCATCGTTACAGATGTGATGGATGGCTTGCCGCTTCAGGGCGCCACGGTATCGCTCAGCAGACGCGGCGTACCTGGTATTGTGGCCGGCACTGCAACCAATGAACGCGGCCGGTACACCCTCGACCAATTGAGGCCGGGGCGCTACGAACTTGTTATCCGATTTGTGGGATACGCAGAATCCCAGCGGGTTGTCGTCCTGAATCCCTCCCAAGACTACACGTACGACATTGGCCTTGAGCAAAGCAACATTGACCTGAACACCATTGTTGTTTCAGCCTCACGCAGTGAAGAAAAAGTTATAAACGCCCTCACCGCCATTTCCGTGGTCACCGACCGCGAAATCCAGAGTGATGTAACCGCGACGTCTGCCAACACATTACGACTGGTGACAGGGGTGGATCATGCACAAACAGGGATCGAC
- a CDS encoding TonB-dependent receptor codes for MKLVIRTACIALLLWAGTTSLMAQDTASITGIITDAESGEPLTGANVILTRPGTTGIVGGAAADFDGRYTIQGIPAGSYMLTARFVGYNEAELTITLAAGESASQDIPLSIGGLDLNTIVISASRQAEKVLDAPASISVLDAREVQQEVVPSTISVLRNTTGVDMAQTGVDRNEVVLRGFNNAFSGSAYILTDYRQTATPSLNVNIHSIMPTMSIDIERVEVVRGPGSALYGAGVDEGVIHFITKDPFSYPGTTISLMGGERSLFGVEFRHAGNVNNKFGYKVTGKYSQAEDWELDPNNALDAIQLGLDAPGTTRDYDFQKFNINGMASYKFSDNVSLTANAGTASLDAVVLSGIGTLQANGFSNTYGQVRLQADRFFAQVYASSNDASDSFVYGTGSQVVDNGTEVNAQAQYDMDFADERVRLIVGADYQQTNPDTEGTILGRNEGNDEIVEAGGYAQSSIDLTDKLALTLALRGDYSNIFDFRVSPRAALVYKANNQNTFRGSFNRAFSSPGVNSLFLDIVAQATNFGDSQFLILGRGSVDGYTFNTFRNSNSARFLLPVPGFFGSDFNVDGMPLVALYGAAAGGGLADALIAGQVGGLGLTDQQQSLLGQLIGYTAQNASLGLGAAASPASTALGIPDGSDRGFRDVAGPIDIEPLKQTTTQTIELGYKGLINNTVLFAVDAYWTNKKNFTGPLLVETPIVYLQQQSFGADIAGAVGAMLATSTDPAIQQLVAGLGLTGLSPSAIVTTVTQLVAGALGDNTPIAVVQSDQDVLAAGTQNAVGGFAAYRNFGNINYWGLDASLQILASESLSIFANLSLVSDDFFDNTELDEENIDLQLALNAPTFKTKLGGSYRLPGGLSLNASARYTEGFPVRSGSDYIGDVDSYFLVDLGAGYDFSSSINGLRLDFTIQNLLNNEHREFIGAPQLGRMGLARLTYTFN; via the coding sequence ATGAAATTAGTGATCCGAACCGCATGCATAGCTTTGTTGTTATGGGCTGGGACGACTTCGCTTATGGCACAAGATACAGCATCTATAACAGGTATTATTACAGATGCAGAGAGTGGCGAGCCCCTGACAGGCGCCAACGTTATTCTTACCAGACCAGGCACAACCGGCATCGTAGGTGGTGCAGCTGCTGACTTTGACGGCAGATACACCATCCAGGGCATCCCTGCCGGCTCGTATATGCTCACAGCGCGCTTTGTTGGTTACAATGAGGCAGAACTTACCATTACTTTAGCCGCCGGTGAAAGCGCTTCCCAAGACATACCGCTTTCCATTGGGGGTCTCGACCTCAATACCATTGTAATATCCGCATCCAGGCAGGCAGAAAAGGTGCTCGACGCGCCCGCTTCTATCTCCGTACTCGATGCGCGGGAAGTCCAGCAGGAAGTAGTCCCGTCAACCATTTCGGTATTGCGTAACACCACCGGGGTCGATATGGCCCAGACTGGGGTTGACCGCAACGAGGTTGTTCTCCGTGGATTCAACAACGCATTCTCCGGCTCTGCTTACATACTTACAGACTACCGGCAGACCGCTACACCTTCCCTGAACGTAAACATCCACAGTATTATGCCTACGATGTCAATCGACATCGAACGCGTAGAAGTGGTGCGCGGGCCGGGTTCAGCGCTTTATGGCGCCGGCGTAGATGAAGGCGTGATACACTTTATCACCAAAGACCCGTTTAGCTACCCGGGTACTACTATTTCTTTGATGGGCGGCGAACGCTCCCTGTTTGGTGTTGAATTCCGGCACGCCGGCAATGTCAACAACAAATTTGGCTACAAAGTAACGGGTAAGTACTCGCAAGCTGAAGACTGGGAATTGGACCCAAACAACGCGCTGGATGCAATTCAGCTGGGTCTCGATGCACCAGGTACTACACGCGACTACGACTTCCAGAAGTTCAACATCAACGGCATGGCTTCGTACAAATTCAGCGACAACGTTTCGCTGACCGCCAATGCTGGCACCGCGTCGCTTGATGCTGTAGTTCTCTCAGGGATCGGTACGCTGCAAGCCAACGGTTTCAGCAATACCTATGGCCAGGTACGGCTGCAGGCTGATCGGTTCTTCGCTCAGGTCTATGCGTCTTCAAACGATGCAAGCGACTCTTTCGTATACGGCACAGGATCGCAGGTGGTTGACAACGGTACCGAGGTCAACGCCCAGGCACAGTATGATATGGACTTTGCCGATGAGCGTGTTCGCCTGATTGTTGGCGCTGACTATCAGCAAACCAACCCGGATACCGAAGGCACTATCCTTGGCCGCAACGAAGGCAATGATGAAATCGTTGAGGCCGGCGGTTATGCACAATCTAGCATTGACCTGACCGACAAACTGGCACTGACGCTTGCCCTCCGCGGGGATTACAGTAACATCTTTGATTTCCGTGTTTCGCCGCGGGCAGCGCTTGTTTACAAGGCAAACAACCAAAACACCTTTCGCGGATCGTTTAACCGCGCGTTTTCATCCCCTGGTGTTAACTCGCTGTTCCTCGACATCGTGGCACAGGCGACAAACTTTGGTGATAGCCAGTTCCTGATTCTCGGTCGCGGATCTGTTGACGGATATACGTTCAACACCTTCCGCAATTCAAACTCGGCGCGGTTCTTACTGCCAGTGCCTGGTTTCTTCGGGAGTGACTTCAACGTAGATGGCATGCCGCTCGTAGCACTTTACGGTGCAGCAGCCGGTGGCGGCCTAGCCGACGCGTTGATCGCCGGCCAGGTTGGTGGCCTTGGCCTCACAGACCAGCAGCAGTCACTGCTCGGGCAATTGATCGGGTATACCGCGCAAAATGCCTCGCTCGGATTGGGTGCGGCAGCATCGCCGGCTTCTACAGCACTCGGTATCCCAGATGGCAGCGACCGCGGATTCCGCGATGTAGCTGGCCCGATAGATATCGAACCGTTGAAGCAGACAACCACGCAGACAATTGAGCTTGGCTACAAAGGCCTGATCAATAATACGGTGCTCTTCGCTGTAGATGCTTACTGGACGAACAAGAAGAACTTCACGGGCCCACTCCTTGTCGAGACGCCGATTGTGTATCTTCAGCAGCAGTCCTTTGGTGCTGATATAGCAGGTGCTGTTGGCGCCATGCTGGCCACATCAACAGACCCTGCGATCCAGCAGCTTGTAGCCGGGCTTGGTCTAACAGGCTTATCGCCTTCAGCCATCGTCACAACGGTTACACAACTGGTTGCCGGCGCACTTGGTGATAACACACCAATCGCTGTTGTTCAGTCTGACCAGGATGTACTTGCCGCGGGCACACAGAACGCTGTTGGTGGTTTTGCTGCTTACCGTAACTTTGGTAACATCAACTACTGGGGCCTCGACGCTTCCCTACAGATCCTGGCAAGCGAAAGCCTTTCGATCTTTGCCAACCTGTCATTGGTAAGCGACGACTTCTTCGACAACACCGAACTCGACGAAGAAAACATTGATTTGCAACTGGCGCTTAATGCACCAACCTTCAAAACAAAACTGGGTGGCTCATACAGACTCCCGGGCGGCCTTTCGCTAAACGCGTCAGCCCGCTATACAGAAGGTTTCCCAGTACGCTCAGGAAGTGACTACATCGGTGATGTAGACAGCTACTTCCTCGTAGATCTGGGTGCTGGCTACGACTTCAGCAGCTCGATCAATGGCCTCCGCCTTGACTTCACTATCCAGAACCTGCTGAACAACGAGCATCGTGAGTTTATCGGTGCGCCGCAGCTGGGCCGGATGGGTCTTGCACGCCTGACTTACACATTCAACTAG